Below is a window of Tolypothrix bouteillei VB521301 DNA.
AATGGCATACTGGCTTTTTACCCAATTATGGTCCTTTAAAAAGCGGCTTTGATGAGTTCTTCGGCAACTATAGTGGAGCAATTGACTACTTCACCCATAAAACTGGCAATGGATCTCTTGATTTTTACGAAGGTGAAGAGCTTGTAGATCGATCGGGCTATACAACAGATTTATATACCGAGCGTGCTGTTAACTTTATTAAAAGACCTCGTACTCGTCCGTTTTATCTCAGCCTTCATTACACTGCACCACACTGGCCTTGGGAAGGACCGGAAGATGAAGAATTAAGTAGAACTTTTTACAATTCCAATAGCTTTACTGCAGGAGGCTCGCCAGAAACTTATGCTGCAATGATGAAAAGCCTTGATGATGGAATTGGTAAAGTCCTGACAGCTTTGGAAGAGTCCGGGCAGGCTGATAATACAATAGTGATTTTCGTTAGTGATAATGGAGGAGAAGAGTACTCTAATTTTGGTCCCTATCAAGGTAAAAAAGGTAGTTTGTATGAAGGTGGCTTGCGAGTCCCTGCTATTATTCGCTGGCCGGGAGTTATCCCATCCAATCAAGTGAATACTCAAGTGACTATTACGATGGATTTAACTGCAACAATTTTGGCAGCAACTGGCACTAAACCCGATCCAAACTATCCTCTTGATGGGAAGAATTTGCTGCCTGTCGTTTTAGGCAAAAAAGCTGTTTACCCGCGATCGCTATACTGGCGCTACAAAGCCTATCGCCCCGGTTCTTCACAACCACTTCAAGCAGCAGTCCGCAGTGAGGATTGGAAGTACTTAAAGCAAGGAGACAAAGAGTACTTGTTTAACCTTGCTACCGATGAAGGCGAACAAACAGACCTCAAAGATGATTACCCTGACGTATTAGAAGAACTTCGCACTAAATTTCAAGCGTGGGATGCACAAGTATTGCCTTATCCGGCTTAAAGAAAGCGAGTTATGCAAGAAAGATTGTGCCAAGAGAATTTAAACCATAACCTTGGTAAACAAAGAACACTCAAACCTCCTCAAAAACCAAGCGATCGCGATATGGTTTGGATACCGGGCGGGACTTTTATGATGGGGTCCGATCGCCACTACCCTGAAGAAAGCCCAGCTCATCTCGTTCGTGTCAGTGGTTTCTGGATGGATCGCTATGCAGTTACCAATAAACAGTTTCAACGTTTTGTCAAAGCCACAGGCTATAAAACTGTTGCAGAACGGCAACCAAAGCTAGAAGATTACCCAGGTGCTATCCCGGAACTGCTTGTACCAGGCTCGGCTGTCTTTCAGCAACCAAATCAACCTGTCAATTTACAAAATTGTAACTGGTGGGTTTACGTCCCTGGTGCTAACTGGCGACATCCTACAGGACCGGACAGTTCTATTAAAGGGAAAGAAAACCATCCCGCAGTACATATTGCGTATGAAGATGCTGTAGCGTATGCAAATTGGGCTGGTAAATCACTTCCAACAGAGGCAGAGTGGGAATTTGCGGCTCGTGGTGGATTGGATAATGCTGTTTATGGGTGGGGCAATGAATTTGCCCCTAAGGGCAAGCGGATGGCAAACACTTGGGAAGGAGAGTTTCCCTGGCAAAACCTAAAACCAAACCCTCCTGGAGCAGAACCAGTTGGTTTGTATCCTCCCAACGGTTACGGTTTATATGATATGGTAGGCAACGTTTGGGAATGGACAACAGATTGGTATCAAGACCATCACCCAGAAAACAAATCAAAACCTTGCTGCATTCCCACCAACCCTAGAGGTGCAACAAAAGAAGAAAGTTACGACCCTACTGTACTCCAAGCTCAAATACCAAGAAAAGTCCTCAAAGGAGGTTCTTTTCTTTGTGCGCCCAACTACTGCCAGCGTTACCGACCAGCAGCACGACATCCAGAAACAGTTGATACCTCAACCTGCCACATTGGATTTCGTTGTGTAGTCCGCGTAGGTTGATTGCAAGGTTTTCCATAAAATAGATTGTCCATTGTCTGGGGCGGGCTAGAAAGCTTGCCCTTTCAAACATTCAGGAAATCGAGCAGTTTTTTCAAAAGAACTTACTCTATTTTGTCCCTCATATCAACTGAAGTTTTTCTACACGCTATCTTCAT
It encodes the following:
- a CDS encoding formylglycine-generating enzyme family protein; amino-acid sequence: MQERLCQENLNHNLGKQRTLKPPQKPSDRDMVWIPGGTFMMGSDRHYPEESPAHLVRVSGFWMDRYAVTNKQFQRFVKATGYKTVAERQPKLEDYPGAIPELLVPGSAVFQQPNQPVNLQNCNWWVYVPGANWRHPTGPDSSIKGKENHPAVHIAYEDAVAYANWAGKSLPTEAEWEFAARGGLDNAVYGWGNEFAPKGKRMANTWEGEFPWQNLKPNPPGAEPVGLYPPNGYGLYDMVGNVWEWTTDWYQDHHPENKSKPCCIPTNPRGATKEESYDPTVLQAQIPRKVLKGGSFLCAPNYCQRYRPAARHPETVDTSTCHIGFRCVVRVG
- a CDS encoding sulfatase, with translation MHKDLPEAISRRKFLGTAIATTAITIGASSVFSSVSAKQRRPNVVFILTDDLGWGDLSIYGQTNYQTPNLDQLAQEGTRFTNAYAAQTVCTPTRVGFFTGRYPARLPVGLQEPLAGGETVGLPPEHPTIASLLKANGYETALVGKWHTGFLPNYGPLKSGFDEFFGNYSGAIDYFTHKTGNGSLDFYEGEELVDRSGYTTDLYTERAVNFIKRPRTRPFYLSLHYTAPHWPWEGPEDEELSRTFYNSNSFTAGGSPETYAAMMKSLDDGIGKVLTALEESGQADNTIVIFVSDNGGEEYSNFGPYQGKKGSLYEGGLRVPAIIRWPGVIPSNQVNTQVTITMDLTATILAATGTKPDPNYPLDGKNLLPVVLGKKAVYPRSLYWRYKAYRPGSSQPLQAAVRSEDWKYLKQGDKEYLFNLATDEGEQTDLKDDYPDVLEELRTKFQAWDAQVLPYPA